Proteins co-encoded in one Astyanax mexicanus isolate ESR-SI-001 chromosome 1, AstMex3_surface, whole genome shotgun sequence genomic window:
- the ufc1 gene encoding ubiquitin-fold modifier-conjugating enzyme 1 has protein sequence MADEATRKTVSEIPLLKTNSGPRDKELWVQRLREEYLALIKYVENNKAADNDWFRLESNKEGTRWFGKCWYIHELLKYEFDMEFDIPVTYPATAPEVAIPELDGKTAKMYRGGKICLTDHFKPLWARNVPKFGLAHLMALGLGPWLAVEIPDLISKGIIQHKEQQSS, from the exons ATGGCGGATGAAGCCACACGAAAAACCGTGTCTGAAATCCCGCTGTTAAAAACCAACTCTGGACCGAGAGACAAGGAGCTGTGGGTCCAGAGACTGCGGGAGGAATACCTGGCCCTCATTAAA TATGTTGAGAATAATAAAGCGGCTGACAATGACTGGTTTCGTCTAGAGTCCAACAAAGAGGGCACGAG GTGGTTTGGGAAATGCTGGTATATCCATGAACTTCTCAAGTATGAATTTGACATGGAATTTGAT ATTCCTGTCACATATCCAGCCACAGCACCTGAAGTGGCAATTCCTGAACTTGATGGGAAGACAGCTAAAATGTACAG GGGTGGCAAGATCTGCCTGACTGACCATTTCAAACCACTTTGGGCAAGAAACGTGCCAAAATTTGGATTAGCACATCTTATGGCCCTTGGA CTTGGACCTTGGCTTGCAGTAGAGATACCTGACCTCATTTCTAAAGGTATAATACAACACAAAGAGCAGCAGAGCAGCTGA